A genomic segment from Nocardia cyriacigeorgica GUH-2 encodes:
- a CDS encoding PaaI family thioesterase, with protein sequence MSSPPGQEASSTPTIEPQAPANGADLMRQFLPYSPFVQLMGAVLTEIGDGHVKLRLPFRNDLVTVGSMVHGGAIAAVADFGVMVAAWAGLDIPDKVRGVTVSLSVDYIEPAVAEDLEIVGTRLRTGRRLQTCSVDVLTAVGGRLVARALGVYKVG encoded by the coding sequence GTGAGTTCGCCACCCGGACAAGAGGCGTCGAGCACGCCGACGATCGAACCGCAGGCGCCCGCGAACGGCGCGGATCTCATGCGGCAGTTCCTGCCCTACTCGCCGTTCGTGCAGCTGATGGGCGCGGTGCTGACCGAGATCGGCGACGGTCACGTGAAGCTGCGGCTGCCGTTCCGCAATGATCTGGTGACCGTCGGCTCGATGGTGCACGGCGGCGCCATCGCCGCAGTCGCGGACTTCGGAGTGATGGTCGCCGCGTGGGCCGGACTCGATATTCCGGACAAGGTTCGCGGCGTCACCGTCTCGCTATCGGTCGACTACATCGAACCGGCCGTCGCCGAGGATCTCGAGATCGTCGGCACCCGGCTGCGCACCGGACGCCGGCTGCAGACCTGTTCGGTCGATGTGCTGACCGCGGTGGGCGGGCGGCTGGTTGCCCGCGCGCTGGGTGTGTACAAGGTGGGATAA